In one window of Fibrobacter sp. UBA4297 DNA:
- a CDS encoding tandem-95 repeat protein, which produces MNKLKRSMATLIASACVVATSSFAQNPAPAAQAPQPAPAVAPAPAPEPAPAVPNDPPQISGIPGESILEGGTFSKIKLDNFVTDDVDQPSQIRWKVSGNKALKVSISPDHTVEIATPDALWNGSEDLTFTATDSKGASASETVNFTVESVNNPPVVSQIASQVITEGQQFTKIRLDDFVNDPDHKKNQITWDTEVVPAGGPQADGDLSVTIDANRVATIAIPDKHWYGAARIKFIANDPDYGSDNKTAAFTVQPVNDPPVLTKKIPDQVIEEKNQFDMLSLADYVTDPDDDPMKLKWTVTGNKDLKIEIDNYGSAIVTLPNENWNGQERVTFTVTDAAGASAKQDVLFKVSSINDHPEFVQNIPDQTIDEKQEFAPIQLGQYVKDPDHRIEMLKWAVSGAKDLKVSVSGGVATIRIPNKLWNGSESIKFKATDPEGASAECEAMFTVNSVNDLPKFIRPIPNQNINEKQQFTKIKLDDFVKDEDHKNSELSWDVEVKHQGPMPELGTLNVNIDDQHVATVEIPDPSWFGNTIATFTVMDPEGGSAKQDVALNVRSVNDPPVFKKIADQAIEEKNEFTSFILDDYLSDADHDFSKLKVEVTGNRDLKVNIDSKSHEVSVKIPHDQWNGTETLMFTATDPEGARATTSAKFTVKAINDPPVMKDIREQTIKEKGEFQTIELDNFVEDLDHAKNRLKWTISGNKELKVAMDGAHVVRITPPSPQWHGAETLTFKVCDPDNACDERTANFTVESVNDVPMFVKQVMPQTIREKGQFQPIKLADMVKDLDNKLSDLTFSVSSKPAAGSKKRESELKVNIDANKVATIVIPNKFWNGAEEITFTVTDPEGAKASSTALFTVESVNDLPEIKQVADQTIQEKGEFTPFNVSELVSDPDDHFESLKVDFTGNRELKVDMSKAGIVTVKAPNKMWNGSEKVTFTVTDPSGAKARTTATFTVVSVNDPPVMKEIASQTVKEKESFKPIELDNFVEDLDHPKNRLKWKMEGNKELRVAMDATHKVTVTPPNASWNGSEKIRFTVTDPDGASDSKEVTFTVLSVNDAPEFVRDLRDQSIDEKKHFQPIKLADFVKDPDHKISELKWTFKVSPISQGSSKKKGGDEPAGETLRVQVGADQVANIVIPNKYWHGAANITFTATDPEGASASKTARFEVRSVNDAPVIAANAPTGETILEGGRFKTIDLSTLAEDPDHPASSLKWEVSGNRDLKVDIRKDNTVIVSVPDKQWSGKENLTFSVTDPEGAYARHKMLFEVTRVNDPPAFVKRIPDQKIKEKETFKPIKLDEFVKDPDNKPNELRWKITGAKQLKAEISASRMLTVTAPNKDFWCAPELMVLEVSDPDGAKTSQTITFEIVSVNDPPVLRDIPPQKIREKGQFKDIDLSKFVRDPDNTMEQLSWNVKVVKPESEHAKKSKKDKKKGKKDDDEEEETVKDDFSVVIYKGGLAHIDIADKYWHGERNVVFTVKDPAGATDSKTVNFVVESVNDAPVIRPILAQKIKEKEHFEPIDLTKFVSDPDHPTSSLKFEVAPTRALKATINSKKQLVVTTPDKYWNGSEKIRLDVTDPEGARASQQIEFEVTPVNDPPVISKEIGNQKIKEKERFTPVDLARVAHDPDNKPNELKWSVSGNKDLDIDIKNSRATVTAPNPNWFGKETVTFTVMDPAGDKQSAKATFEVIPVNDPPKFKPIPPQVIEEKKTFPAIDLTKFVTDPDNGVDELKWSIDGENPFAAAAPAKAKHKKAKKKKKAKKHEDAPAPTFAKHELKYNISEKGILTVEVPNKYWNGSESVTINVFDPSKEKASIEVRFTVKSVNDLPVVKEIPGQTTFEGKAFKSINLDDFVTDPDHKKNEIRWKVSGAKNLDVRINANRVAEIKPRRDNWFGDETIIFTATDPAGASDKSVVKFIVKHVNAAPVMRDIPDFTIRENQNEGVIATIKLDQYARDKDHNFEDLKWKFTGQKQLQVTYNQAKKTVIVAQPYSHWKGKPERITFTVTDPEGATAHKTATFTVIAVNNAPETKPLSYQTREGETLKVPASTGLMSAAKDPDGDRLQSVKTVMKPRNGRIILNETNGSFEYTPNKGFSGIDEFTYKVFDPAGLGSKVTNVEISVQFKPKDVRGGNANKKKK; this is translated from the coding sequence ATGAATAAACTGAAGAGGTCCATGGCGACCTTGATTGCATCTGCTTGCGTTGTTGCAACATCATCGTTTGCGCAGAATCCGGCCCCCGCGGCTCAGGCTCCTCAGCCGGCTCCCGCGGTTGCTCCTGCTCCTGCGCCCGAACCCGCACCGGCGGTTCCAAACGACCCTCCACAGATTAGCGGAATTCCTGGTGAATCTATTTTGGAAGGTGGTACCTTCTCTAAGATTAAGCTTGATAACTTTGTGACTGATGATGTGGACCAACCTTCGCAGATTCGCTGGAAGGTTTCGGGCAACAAGGCTCTCAAGGTGTCGATCAGTCCAGACCATACGGTCGAAATTGCAACTCCGGATGCTCTTTGGAACGGCTCTGAAGACTTGACTTTTACGGCAACGGACTCCAAGGGCGCTAGTGCTTCGGAAACGGTCAACTTTACGGTGGAATCCGTGAACAATCCGCCGGTTGTTTCCCAGATTGCAAGCCAGGTCATTACGGAAGGTCAGCAGTTTACAAAGATTCGTTTGGATGACTTTGTGAATGACCCAGACCACAAGAAAAACCAGATTACATGGGATACGGAAGTTGTCCCGGCTGGTGGCCCGCAGGCTGATGGTGATTTGTCTGTAACGATTGATGCAAACCGCGTGGCGACGATTGCAATTCCTGATAAGCACTGGTATGGTGCCGCCAGAATTAAGTTTATTGCAAATGACCCGGACTACGGTAGCGATAACAAGACTGCCGCATTTACGGTGCAACCGGTGAATGACCCTCCGGTACTGACAAAGAAAATTCCTGACCAGGTGATTGAAGAAAAGAACCAGTTCGACATGCTTTCCCTTGCGGACTATGTCACGGATCCGGATGACGATCCGATGAAGCTCAAGTGGACGGTGACGGGCAACAAGGACCTTAAAATTGAAATCGACAATTATGGTTCTGCCATTGTGACGCTCCCGAACGAAAACTGGAATGGTCAGGAACGTGTGACGTTTACGGTGACTGACGCCGCCGGTGCTTCTGCAAAACAGGATGTGCTCTTCAAGGTCAGCTCTATTAACGATCATCCGGAGTTTGTTCAAAACATTCCGGATCAGACCATCGATGAAAAGCAGGAATTTGCTCCGATTCAGCTTGGCCAGTACGTGAAGGATCCGGATCACCGCATTGAAATGCTCAAGTGGGCGGTCTCTGGCGCCAAGGACCTGAAGGTTTCTGTTTCTGGCGGTGTCGCTACAATCCGCATTCCGAACAAACTGTGGAATGGTTCTGAATCCATCAAGTTCAAGGCTACGGACCCGGAAGGTGCTTCTGCAGAATGCGAAGCCATGTTTACGGTCAATTCCGTGAATGACTTGCCGAAGTTTATTCGCCCGATTCCGAATCAGAACATCAACGAAAAGCAACAGTTCACCAAGATCAAGCTTGATGACTTTGTCAAGGACGAAGACCACAAGAATTCCGAACTCTCCTGGGATGTCGAAGTCAAGCACCAGGGCCCGATGCCGGAACTCGGTACACTCAACGTAAATATTGACGATCAGCATGTGGCTACGGTTGAAATTCCGGACCCGAGCTGGTTTGGTAACACGATTGCCACGTTTACGGTGATGGACCCGGAAGGTGGTTCCGCTAAGCAGGATGTCGCTCTTAATGTGCGTTCTGTGAATGACCCGCCGGTATTCAAGAAGATTGCGGACCAGGCTATTGAAGAAAAGAACGAATTTACTTCGTTCATCTTGGATGATTACCTGAGCGATGCTGACCACGACTTCTCGAAGCTTAAGGTCGAAGTGACTGGTAATCGTGACCTCAAAGTCAATATTGATTCTAAATCTCATGAAGTTTCTGTGAAGATTCCGCACGACCAGTGGAACGGTACCGAAACATTGATGTTTACGGCGACAGACCCGGAAGGCGCTCGCGCAACGACTTCTGCCAAGTTTACGGTAAAGGCGATTAACGATCCTCCGGTCATGAAGGACATTCGCGAACAGACTATCAAGGAAAAGGGCGAATTCCAGACGATTGAACTGGATAACTTTGTTGAAGATCTTGACCATGCCAAGAATCGCCTCAAGTGGACGATTTCGGGTAATAAGGAACTCAAGGTGGCTATGGATGGCGCTCACGTTGTCCGTATTACGCCGCCGTCTCCGCAGTGGCATGGTGCCGAAACTCTCACCTTCAAGGTTTGCGACCCGGATAACGCTTGCGACGAACGCACGGCGAACTTCACGGTGGAATCTGTGAACGATGTTCCGATGTTTGTGAAGCAGGTCATGCCGCAGACGATTCGCGAAAAGGGCCAGTTCCAGCCGATTAAGCTCGCTGACATGGTGAAGGACTTGGACAACAAGCTCTCTGATCTCACGTTCTCTGTTTCCAGCAAGCCGGCTGCAGGTTCCAAGAAGAGAGAATCTGAACTTAAGGTCAATATTGATGCAAATAAGGTTGCAACGATTGTGATTCCGAACAAGTTCTGGAATGGTGCCGAAGAAATTACGTTCACCGTAACGGACCCGGAAGGCGCAAAGGCTTCTTCTACGGCTCTCTTCACGGTGGAATCTGTGAACGATCTCCCGGAAATCAAGCAGGTGGCCGATCAGACGATTCAGGAAAAGGGTGAATTTACTCCGTTCAACGTGTCTGAACTCGTGTCTGACCCGGATGACCACTTTGAAAGCCTGAAGGTTGACTTTACTGGAAATAGGGAACTCAAGGTCGATATGTCTAAGGCTGGCATTGTGACTGTGAAGGCTCCGAACAAGATGTGGAACGGTTCTGAAAAGGTGACATTCACTGTTACTGACCCGTCTGGTGCTAAGGCTCGTACAACTGCAACGTTTACGGTTGTTTCTGTGAATGACCCGCCGGTCATGAAGGAAATTGCAAGCCAGACTGTCAAGGAAAAGGAATCGTTCAAGCCGATTGAACTTGACAACTTTGTTGAAGACCTTGACCATCCGAAGAACCGCCTCAAGTGGAAGATGGAAGGCAACAAGGAACTCCGTGTCGCTATGGATGCAACGCACAAGGTGACGGTGACTCCGCCGAACGCAAGCTGGAACGGTTCCGAAAAGATCCGCTTTACCGTGACCGACCCGGATGGCGCAAGCGACAGCAAGGAAGTGACCTTTACAGTGCTTTCTGTGAATGACGCTCCGGAATTTGTCCGTGACCTCCGCGACCAGTCCATTGATGAAAAGAAGCACTTCCAGCCGATTAAGCTTGCTGACTTCGTGAAGGACCCGGACCACAAGATTAGCGAACTCAAGTGGACATTCAAGGTTAGCCCGATTAGCCAGGGCTCTTCGAAGAAGAAGGGCGGTGATGAACCTGCTGGTGAAACGCTCCGCGTCCAGGTGGGTGCAGACCAGGTGGCTAACATTGTTATCCCGAACAAGTACTGGCACGGTGCTGCAAACATCACGTTTACCGCAACGGACCCGGAAGGCGCTTCTGCAAGCAAGACTGCTCGCTTTGAAGTGCGTTCTGTGAATGATGCTCCGGTGATTGCTGCTAACGCTCCGACGGGCGAAACGATTCTCGAAGGAGGCCGTTTCAAGACGATCGACCTCTCGACTCTCGCTGAAGACCCGGATCATCCGGCATCTTCCTTGAAATGGGAAGTTTCTGGCAATAGGGATCTCAAGGTGGATATCCGCAAGGACAACACTGTGATTGTCTCTGTGCCGGACAAGCAGTGGAGCGGTAAGGAAAACCTCACGTTCTCCGTGACGGACCCGGAAGGTGCTTATGCTCGCCACAAGATGCTCTTTGAAGTGACTCGCGTGAATGATCCTCCTGCATTCGTGAAGAGAATTCCGGACCAGAAGATCAAGGAAAAGGAAACCTTCAAGCCGATCAAGCTTGATGAATTCGTGAAGGACCCGGACAACAAGCCGAATGAACTTCGCTGGAAAATTACGGGTGCAAAGCAGCTCAAGGCTGAAATCTCTGCAAGCCGCATGCTTACCGTGACTGCTCCGAATAAGGATTTCTGGTGCGCTCCGGAATTGATGGTGCTCGAAGTGAGCGATCCGGATGGTGCTAAGACTTCTCAGACGATTACGTTTGAAATTGTCTCTGTGAACGATCCTCCGGTTCTGAGAGATATCCCGCCGCAGAAGATTCGTGAAAAGGGACAGTTCAAGGATATTGACTTGAGCAAGTTTGTTCGCGACCCGGATAATACGATGGAACAGCTTTCTTGGAATGTCAAGGTTGTAAAGCCGGAATCCGAACACGCCAAGAAGAGCAAGAAGGATAAGAAGAAAGGCAAGAAGGATGACGATGAAGAAGAGGAAACCGTAAAGGATGACTTCAGCGTCGTGATTTACAAGGGTGGCCTTGCTCACATTGACATTGCTGACAAGTACTGGCATGGCGAACGCAATGTGGTGTTCACGGTGAAGGACCCGGCTGGCGCAACGGACTCCAAGACTGTTAACTTTGTTGTGGAATCTGTGAACGATGCTCCGGTGATTAGACCGATTCTTGCACAGAAAATCAAGGAAAAGGAACACTTTGAACCGATTGACTTGACGAAGTTCGTCTCTGACCCGGATCATCCGACGAGCTCCTTGAAGTTCGAAGTGGCTCCGACACGCGCTCTTAAGGCTACAATCAATAGCAAGAAGCAGCTCGTGGTGACGACTCCGGACAAGTACTGGAACGGTTCTGAAAAGATCCGTCTCGATGTGACGGACCCGGAAGGTGCAAGAGCTTCTCAGCAGATTGAATTCGAAGTGACTCCGGTGAACGATCCGCCTGTGATTTCCAAGGAAATTGGCAACCAGAAAATCAAGGAAAAGGAAAGGTTTACTCCGGTGGACCTTGCAAGAGTTGCTCATGACCCGGATAACAAGCCGAATGAACTCAAGTGGTCTGTTTCTGGAAACAAGGACCTCGATATTGATATCAAGAACAGTCGTGCGACTGTTACGGCTCCGAATCCGAACTGGTTTGGCAAGGAAACGGTTACCTTCACTGTTATGGACCCGGCTGGCGACAAGCAGTCTGCCAAGGCTACGTTCGAAGTAATTCCGGTGAACGATCCGCCGAAGTTCAAGCCGATTCCGCCGCAGGTCATCGAAGAAAAGAAGACCTTCCCGGCGATTGACTTGACGAAGTTCGTGACGGACCCGGATAACGGCGTCGATGAACTCAAGTGGTCTATCGATGGTGAAAATCCGTTTGCCGCTGCTGCACCTGCAAAGGCAAAGCACAAGAAGGCCAAGAAGAAAAAGAAGGCTAAGAAGCACGAAGATGCTCCGGCACCGACTTTTGCTAAGCATGAACTGAAGTACAACATCAGCGAAAAGGGTATCCTTACGGTTGAAGTTCCGAATAAGTACTGGAACGGTAGCGAATCGGTGACTATCAATGTGTTTGACCCGAGCAAGGAAAAGGCTTCTATTGAAGTGCGCTTTACGGTGAAGTCTGTGAACGACCTTCCGGTTGTGAAGGAAATTCCGGGACAGACGACATTTGAAGGCAAGGCTTTCAAGTCCATCAACCTCGATGACTTCGTAACGGATCCGGACCACAAGAAGAATGAAATCCGCTGGAAGGTTTCTGGTGCTAAGAACCTCGACGTGAGAATCAACGCCAATCGCGTTGCCGAAATCAAGCCGAGAAGAGACAACTGGTTCGGTGATGAAACCATCATCTTTACCGCAACGGACCCGGCTGGCGCCTCGGACAAGTCTGTCGTGAAGTTCATTGTGAAGCATGTGAATGCGGCTCCAGTGATGCGCGATATTCCTGACTTTACCATCAGGGAAAATC
- a CDS encoding M23 family metallopeptidase, whose amino-acid sequence MQRKVLESLYNQGGLTLFAISDEEALPTEALHKFALALNAGARFVVIDFTGKRPFEGKAPFQTSDLSQKLLSTEDIEQITASAADDGCISFTGVKPLPTSDTEFRTLYHNIRSLETIAPQVIGIILTEQVENVGHLVSMARLLIMHVTPTSMKSAASFIEDVKEAHKIEILWLSKERPARRSYPKACKAIRRNAKATKEAFALDFQKNPEELAKVVKKLHKISILIKNPLDGFPRLVRNLFPLLLLAVIIAPFLFVTDIDRSDSNLRDRIQERNQLSVAPSFEYTFDGSESMQRIARYAIGRFDAIITNEKMIKNYVAKTLEDNGFSVVAWEKNNLNIPPKGTVMRFSRPDEIKRPASADTIGAAWKFWTSVISDSIAYLTEFYHETATATQRKHNGIDVASRQGARILAPFGAKAWTSRDERGGVIIALVRKEDVILFMHCDKLLYLNGQEVMPGDPIATVGTTGHTTGPHAHIVTGLVSKKGKKRIGNVRYDVIDPIKWFYRFKPTSK is encoded by the coding sequence ATGCAGAGAAAGGTCCTAGAAAGCCTTTACAACCAAGGCGGGCTTACGCTTTTCGCCATTTCTGACGAAGAAGCGTTGCCCACAGAAGCCTTGCACAAGTTCGCACTGGCACTTAACGCCGGTGCGCGTTTTGTTGTAATTGACTTTACCGGAAAGCGCCCTTTTGAAGGGAAAGCGCCGTTCCAGACTTCGGACCTTTCACAAAAACTCCTTTCCACCGAGGATATCGAACAGATTACAGCCTCCGCCGCAGATGACGGATGCATCTCGTTCACGGGCGTCAAGCCCCTCCCCACCTCGGACACCGAATTCCGCACGCTCTACCACAACATCAGAAGCCTCGAAACTATAGCCCCTCAAGTCATCGGCATCATTTTGACAGAACAGGTAGAAAACGTCGGACACCTAGTCTCTATGGCTCGCCTTTTGATTATGCATGTGACACCAACGTCCATGAAATCGGCAGCGTCTTTCATTGAAGACGTCAAAGAAGCTCACAAAATCGAGATTTTGTGGCTTTCCAAGGAACGCCCCGCCCGCAGGTCATATCCCAAGGCATGCAAGGCGATTCGCCGTAACGCAAAAGCCACTAAAGAAGCGTTCGCGCTCGACTTCCAGAAAAATCCTGAAGAACTCGCCAAAGTCGTCAAAAAACTCCACAAGATTTCCATTCTCATCAAAAATCCGCTTGACGGATTCCCGAGACTGGTCCGCAACCTGTTCCCGCTGCTCCTCCTTGCGGTAATCATTGCGCCGTTCCTCTTTGTCACCGACATCGACAGGAGCGATTCCAACCTCCGCGACCGCATCCAGGAACGAAACCAGCTCTCCGTAGCGCCTTCGTTCGAATACACCTTCGACGGAAGCGAAAGCATGCAACGCATCGCACGCTACGCCATTGGCCGATTCGACGCCATCATCACCAACGAAAAGATGATCAAGAACTATGTGGCGAAAACGCTCGAAGATAACGGCTTTAGCGTCGTCGCATGGGAAAAGAACAACTTGAACATTCCGCCCAAGGGCACGGTCATGCGATTCTCGCGACCAGACGAAATTAAGCGCCCCGCCTCTGCAGATACCATTGGCGCCGCCTGGAAATTCTGGACATCCGTCATTTCGGACAGCATCGCCTACCTCACGGAATTTTATCATGAAACAGCGACAGCCACGCAGAGAAAGCACAACGGCATCGACGTCGCAAGCCGCCAGGGAGCCCGCATCCTAGCGCCGTTTGGAGCCAAGGCCTGGACTAGCCGAGACGAACGCGGAGGCGTCATTATCGCACTTGTCCGTAAAGAAGATGTTATCTTGTTTATGCACTGCGACAAGCTCCTTTATCTGAACGGTCAAGAAGTCATGCCGGGCGACCCCATTGCCACCGTAGGCACCACCGGACACACCACCGGACCGCATGCGCATATCGTTACAGGGCTCGTAAGCAAGAAGGGAAAAAAGAGAATCGGCAACGTTCGTTACGATGTTATTGACCCCATAAAGTGGTTTTACAGGTTCAAGCCGACTTCCAAATAA
- the leuC gene encoding 3-isopropylmalate dehydratase large subunit translates to MGKSLYQKIFESHTVAKLPSGQYQLFIGLHLCHEVTSPQAFAQLREEGQKVLFPERTFATVDHIIPTTFPERNRPLQDGISEEMFSHIENNTKNNGIKFFGPSTCEQGVIHIVGPEEGVTQPGMTVACGDSHTATHGAFGAIAFGIGTSQVADVLATQTLAMSPLKTRRIKFTGKLKPGVTAKDVALAYIAKLGVNGGVGYAYEFAGPVIEEMGMEGRMTVCNMAIEGGARVGYCNPDEKTFEYLKGRPYAPKADKWDEAVAYWKSVATDADAQFDDEVEINCDNLEPMVTWGITPAQAIPLNGNMPKIDEFTGSEKKVISEAYEYMGWEEGSKMIGRPIDIAFVGSCTNGRLSDLQAAAEIIKGHKVAPTVKMWVVPGSMKIKVEAEQLGLDKIFKEAGAEWREAGCSLCLAMNPDKLKGRQVSASSSNRNFKGRQGSPTGRTILMSPAMVAAAAIEGCVTDVRKYIK, encoded by the coding sequence ATGGGAAAATCACTCTATCAGAAAATTTTCGAAAGCCACACGGTAGCTAAGCTCCCGAGCGGCCAGTACCAGCTCTTTATCGGGCTCCACCTCTGCCACGAAGTCACGAGCCCGCAGGCTTTTGCGCAGCTCCGCGAAGAAGGCCAGAAGGTGCTGTTCCCGGAACGCACTTTTGCCACGGTCGACCACATCATTCCGACCACGTTCCCGGAACGTAACCGTCCGCTCCAGGACGGCATTTCCGAAGAGATGTTCTCCCATATCGAAAACAACACCAAGAACAACGGCATCAAGTTCTTTGGCCCCAGCACCTGCGAACAGGGCGTGATTCACATCGTGGGCCCCGAAGAAGGCGTGACCCAGCCGGGTATGACCGTTGCCTGCGGTGACTCCCACACGGCAACCCACGGTGCATTCGGCGCTATCGCGTTCGGTATCGGCACGAGCCAGGTGGCCGACGTTCTCGCCACCCAGACGCTCGCCATGAGCCCCTTGAAGACTCGCCGCATCAAGTTCACCGGCAAGCTGAAGCCGGGTGTGACCGCCAAGGACGTGGCACTTGCCTACATTGCCAAGCTCGGCGTGAACGGCGGCGTTGGCTACGCTTACGAATTTGCAGGACCTGTCATCGAAGAAATGGGCATGGAAGGCCGTATGACGGTCTGCAACATGGCTATCGAAGGCGGCGCCCGCGTCGGTTACTGCAACCCCGACGAAAAGACTTTTGAATACCTCAAGGGCCGTCCGTACGCCCCGAAGGCCGACAAGTGGGACGAAGCCGTCGCTTACTGGAAGTCCGTGGCTACCGACGCCGACGCTCAGTTTGACGACGAAGTCGAAATCAACTGCGACAACCTCGAACCGATGGTTACCTGGGGTATCACTCCGGCCCAGGCCATTCCGCTCAACGGCAACATGCCGAAGATCGACGAATTTACCGGCAGCGAAAAGAAGGTCATCTCCGAAGCCTACGAATACATGGGCTGGGAAGAAGGTTCCAAGATGATTGGCCGCCCCATCGACATCGCCTTCGTGGGCAGTTGCACCAACGGCCGCCTGAGCGACTTGCAGGCCGCCGCCGAAATCATCAAGGGCCACAAGGTCGCCCCGACCGTGAAGATGTGGGTCGTTCCTGGTTCCATGAAGATCAAGGTGGAAGCCGAACAGCTCGGTCTCGACAAAATCTTTAAGGAAGCCGGTGCCGAATGGCGCGAAGCAGGCTGCTCGCTCTGCCTCGCCATGAACCCGGACAAGCTCAAGGGCCGCCAGGTGAGCGCCTCCTCCAGTAACCGCAACTTCAAGGGCCGTCAGGGCAGCCCCACGGGCCGCACCATCCTCATGAGCCCCGCCATGGTGGCCGCCGCCGCCATCGAAGGCTGTGTCACCGACGTCCGCAAGTACATCAAGTAA
- a CDS encoding 3-isopropylmalate dehydratase small subunit, with protein MNSIDIVKGSGVPVRGNDIDTDRIIPARFLKCVTFEGLGANAFADDIAGLAAQGKVHPFRDPAYKNGSILVSNQNFGCGSSREHAPQALKRWGIRAIIAESYSEIFFGNCVAIGVPCYKVSHEVADKILAWIEAHPSEELVTSTESRTLKMGDETIELTLADGPRGQFLDGSWHARSALMANADKVQELASKLPYMQFLK; from the coding sequence ATGAATTCTATCGACATTGTTAAAGGTTCCGGCGTTCCTGTACGCGGCAACGACATCGACACTGACCGTATCATCCCGGCTCGCTTCCTCAAGTGCGTCACGTTCGAAGGCCTCGGCGCAAACGCCTTTGCCGACGATATCGCAGGCCTCGCCGCCCAGGGCAAGGTCCACCCGTTCCGCGATCCGGCCTACAAGAACGGCTCCATCCTCGTCTCGAACCAGAACTTCGGTTGCGGTTCCAGCCGTGAACACGCTCCGCAGGCTCTGAAACGCTGGGGCATCCGCGCCATCATCGCCGAAAGCTACTCCGAAATCTTCTTCGGCAACTGCGTCGCTATCGGCGTTCCCTGCTACAAGGTGAGCCACGAAGTGGCTGACAAGATTCTCGCTTGGATCGAAGCACACCCGAGCGAAGAACTCGTCACCAGCACCGAAAGCCGCACGCTCAAGATGGGTGACGAAACCATCGAGCTCACGCTTGCTGACGGCCCCCGCGGTCAGTTCCTCGACGGTTCCTGGCACGCACGCTCCGCCCTCATGGCCAACGCCGACAAGGTGCAGGAACTCGCAAGCAAGCTGCCGTATATGCAGTTCCTCAAGTAA
- a CDS encoding AAA family ATPase, with protein sequence MENPFVLQPYKNAELFCDREKETQEIIDDLLNGVNVTLISPRRYGKTGLIYHVFEEIVRTRPSITLCYCDIYSADSLEGFIKLLSESILASTKTESLIKKFFSALSGIRPLVSFDPISGDPQVSITYQNDGQKQTTLKNIFDFLGSQKKSFIIAFDEFQIIRNFKGINMEALLRTYMQPLKNVRFVFCGSQKHVMADMFVNEKSPFYESTHIVYLDKINPEIYAAFIKKLFGIDKRCIDDESVNFILEWCRCHTFYVQYLCHRIFRNGSKNITLNDVRQACSEILNENINGFLERRNLLTDKQWQFLKAVAKEGTVSQPTAGNFINKYKLGTSAAVKRILTSLIEKELLLETLSLEGKNYSVYNVFLSRWMETI encoded by the coding sequence ATGGAAAATCCATTTGTCTTGCAACCATACAAAAACGCAGAACTTTTTTGCGACCGCGAAAAAGAAACTCAGGAAATCATTGACGACTTGCTGAACGGAGTTAACGTCACACTGATTTCCCCTAGACGCTATGGGAAAACGGGCCTGATTTACCACGTCTTCGAAGAAATCGTTCGAACTCGCCCATCCATCACGCTTTGCTACTGCGACATTTACTCGGCCGACAGTCTCGAAGGATTCATCAAGCTTTTATCGGAATCAATCTTAGCAAGCACAAAGACTGAGTCCCTCATCAAAAAATTCTTTTCGGCTTTGAGCGGGATCCGTCCTCTGGTTTCTTTTGATCCAATTTCAGGAGATCCGCAAGTAAGTATCACATATCAAAATGATGGTCAGAAACAAACCACATTAAAAAATATTTTTGATTTTCTAGGAAGTCAAAAGAAATCATTTATCATCGCCTTTGATGAGTTCCAAATCATCCGGAATTTCAAAGGCATAAATATGGAAGCACTATTGCGAACATACATGCAACCTTTAAAAAATGTCCGTTTCGTCTTTTGCGGTAGCCAGAAGCACGTTATGGCAGATATGTTCGTAAACGAAAAAAGCCCTTTCTACGAAAGCACACACATCGTCTATCTTGATAAAATCAATCCAGAAATCTACGCAGCCTTCATCAAGAAACTTTTCGGCATAGACAAAAGATGTATCGATGACGAATCCGTCAATTTTATTTTAGAATGGTGCCGTTGCCACACCTTTTACGTCCAGTATCTTTGCCACCGAATTTTCCGCAACGGAAGCAAGAATATCACCTTAAATGATGTCCGTCAAGCCTGTTCTGAGATTTTGAACGAAAATATAAATGGGTTCCTAGAACGCCGCAATTTGCTAACCGACAAGCAATGGCAATTTCTGAAAGCTGTTGCAAAAGAAGGAACTGTGTCGCAGCCAACCGCAGGCAACTTCATCAACAAATACAAATTAGGAACCAGCGCCGCTGTAAAACGAATTCTCACATCTTTAATCGAAAAAGAACTCTTACTAGAAACACTTTCTCTCGAAGGGAAAAACTACTCTGTTTACAACGTATTTCTCAGTCGTTGGATGGAAACAATTTAA
- a CDS encoding type II toxin-antitoxin system RelE/ParE family toxin, producing the protein MNYRVEYLPLALSDLKSAAAHISNELGMPKAATELTKRIVDDIDSLADFPYSQPAYTPIKPLKHDFRKMVVQNYSVFYWVDENSKTITVARILYNRRNIISLIR; encoded by the coding sequence ATGAACTACAGAGTAGAATATCTACCCTTAGCCTTGTCCGATTTGAAGAGTGCGGCCGCACACATTTCTAACGAACTCGGGATGCCCAAAGCCGCAACGGAGCTTACCAAGCGCATCGTTGACGACATTGACTCATTAGCCGATTTTCCATATTCACAGCCAGCCTACACCCCCATAAAGCCACTAAAACACGACTTCAGAAAAATGGTCGTACAGAACTATTCCGTTTTCTATTGGGTTGACGAAAACTCTAAAACAATAACAGTTGCTCGAATTCTGTACAACCGAAGAAACATCATTTCATTAATTCGATAA